TCCAGACACCTTGTTTTGAAGACACCTAAAGgaatattcacatttaatatGGAtgttaatatgaaaatatggtTTGCTAATAACTTTTGGAAGATTTTTTGCATGGTTCTCAAATAGTTTTCATCAGTTTAGaatattttaaatcataaaaacattaaaatcctTTAGACATAAGCATGATTCTATAAATCTGTATGCATAGTGGTGGAAGTCCTGCCCCATTATGGACAGATCTGCATACTGAGTGTAGTTGCTAATGTTTCCAACCTGTTTATTTTACGgaagtaaataaagaaatgatgTCATTGCAGGAAGTTCCCAGAGGAGGCACTCTTCCATGGCCAGGATCCACTCCATGACCATTGAAGCTCCCATAACCAAGGTATGCCTGTGAGGGAAGCTCTCCCATGAGAGGCTTAGTGCCTACAGACTGCAGCGCCCACAGATCTGATGACACTTTAGTCCCTAAAAACTGTAATCTCCACTGGTGGCTCTCTATCTAGCAATGTGGTCCATACTCCAGAGCCAGACTGAACCTTCAGCTTCTGTGAAGCAAGTCGGAACTACTGCTACAGAATTGCCTAGGGAGGGAGGGTTGCAGTCAGCAGGCTAATTCTCACAATGGCTGGTCAGGTGGTTCCTTGCAGCCTCCCAGCGGCTGCAGCCTTCCTGTGCAAAGCTGCATGCAGCGCATTGATTTCCCTCAGCAgcctgtcacatgacctacACATGAAATGCACACGCCTCCCGCAGTAACAAAAGTCTGTTCGGGACAGGCGAACTACAATTCTAAATTTAGATTTgaataaaggaaaaaagtaGTTTGAAGAGGTTCTTCCAAGAAAACACTAAAGTTCTCCAAAGAGCTGATCTCCTGTCAGTCCGTACTGAAGGCGTTCTCCACAGACCTGACTGGCTGCGTGTCCCTGCTCACCCAGGTGATAAACATCATCAACGCGGCTCAGGAGAGCAGCCCGATGCCTGTGGCCGAGGCCCTGGACCGGGTGCTGGAGATCCTGCGCACCACCGAGCTCTACTCCCCCCAGCTCGGCACCAAGGAGGAGGACCCCCACACCAACGACCTGGTTGGGGGGCTGATGACGGTGAGTCTGAACCCACTGCGTTTGGGGGGTGCCTGGTGGTAGGCTGCAGAAACTCACGGGGATGTTCCAGAACCTGGGAGTCAGATGTGGGAAAATGTGCTCTCCTGGatgattttttcatttgttttctcacagtttttttgtgaggtggtggtggtggtggtggataTGTAGTGTGTGGAGCGTGCCCCCCGGGGGAAAAGACAGTGTGACCAAGTTATTTATGGAATCTTTAACCCTTGccgttttagtttagtttagtttaaagGCTTGTATTGTCTTGGGATGACGGCTGGTACATAATGTTCTCGTGGTGGTGTCTTTAATTAATATACTGAAATGGTTCAGCAGATCCCGCAATATTACGTCAGTGAATGTTGCATGAATGTGCTTCCTCCTGAAATTGCCCTCTTTCCAatgctcaaaatgaaaatattactgtGTCACTGAGCCCAGGTGAAATCTTGCCGTTTCTTCAAATTGTATTCCCGGTTTAATTGAATGCTTCTCAAAATCTAATTGTGGTATGATTAGCACATCACAGGcatcatttaattattcatgaactACAGTAGATGGCACGCTGCCAGCGACAGCGTCTTATTCCCTTTATGAATAGTACTCTGTTTGGCTCGGGATCTCTTGACAGTAAGACCTGCCGAGTCTGCACGCTGTGAAAAGCGGTTTGCAGACCCTCCCGTGTTCCTGTCTCGGGCGCTAGTCGTGCTCGGGGACCCTCGAGTTTCCTCAGGATCAGCCAGGCCTTTCACTCTCTTTTCCATCCTTCATGAAAGTTAGGTTTATAAAAAAGTATCAGGCCACgtatccctccccctccccctcagcctgCCCTCCATTTCCATgctgactgcagtacagacgcGAGGTGTTGTGAGGACTGCATTCGGTCCTGGCGGAGCGGAGGGGAGTGCCAAGTTGGCAGTCTTGGCTGCAGCCCCAGAGGAAGTGTTAGATTGTCCTTTGTGCTCCTGCAGGCCGCGGAGGAAGAGCTGGGTGCTCCGCACCACAACAGGCTTTCAGATGAACCTTTTCCTCTGAATACCAGTAGCTTGGATAACATCCTGTTCTTAGGTAGACAAGATGAAGTTTGGCTCTACATGTAGAGACACTCAAGATTAAGACTAGGCCTACTGAAATTGGAATGGCATCTtcctgtacgtgtgtgtactcTCATTGAACAGAAGACTCCAGGGTAGAACTCCCTAAATCTGCCTTGTTTCAGTGGgagttattttgtgtgtgtgtgtgtgtgtgtgtgtgcttttgtgggCTTGAATTGTTTGACTAAAAGTCCTTATAGCTTCCGAAGAATTGCGAAAATGAATtagattttgaaatgaatttttgCTGAACGTAGGCCCGCCTGTGTCGGACGCGCCGATCTCCAGAGCAAAGCCTTAAAATAGACCGCGCCGCGAAGCTGCCGCGCATTAGACAATGCACGGGTCAAAGATGAGCCCAGCTTCACTTCCTTTCTCGATCCACGAGTAAACACTGTGCGCGGTAACCGACGCTCTGGAGACGTGACTGCAGCGGCCTGTGTGCCCCGGGGCCTGCTGTTCTGGACGGGGTCTGTGAGCCGTGCAGAAACTGGGCGCTCGCTCCGGGCCGCACATCCATTTCTCAGAGACTCCGTTGCCACGGCGCGCACTGCGCATAATTCACCGTTTCAACAAGCGGCTTGACGAGGAGCGCAGAGTTTCGAATCTCATGAAATGTTCCGCGGCCAACTGTGCTTGAACCTGGGACTCGTTGGGGAATATGGTAGCTAACGCAGCGCCAGAAGCCTGTCCCTGTCACCGCTGGGCCGTATATTGAAGTATTCATCATAGTCATCACtattcatcccccccccctgccaaaTAGTAACTAACAACCACATGGAATTCATAAGAATATGATGATCTGTTGCTCATGTGCGATGCTAAGATTCATGTTTTTTCATGATTCATGTTTCCCTCCTGCAGGATGGTTTGCGGAGGCTATCAGGGAACGAATACATCTTTGCAACAAAACGTAAGCACCTGGAAACGCCTCCCGCCCGATTTTCCGCTTAAAGGAAACCAGACGGGCACATCACAGCTGGGAATGATATATACTGGAATTTCTGATGTGACCCCTGAACCCTACTGCACCCCAGCAACCCTTCAATGATTACTCATCCCTGAAACCTTCCAGTGTCAGCTTCATCGAACGTCATCTACGTACCAGATAGCACCGCACGCAGTAACACAAATGCTGTGTCTAGTGCATGTAGAGTCAGGAAAACTCATTTAGATCCACAAGTGTAGAGTATGTTGTTATAGGTTATATTAAATGTTTATAGAATCAGAAgcaaacattgaaaaaaatgcaaaaaagaaattctAAGACCCTCTGGCCAGTCCCAGAACACCACTAAATTACACTGAGAGAAAGGTGATCTGGTaaatatcagatttttaaatggctgcagAAAATAAGTTGTTCAAGATGGCTGTGAGTCTTTATGTGCAATCATAAGCGTATACACATAGTTTTatgtataaaattaattaaatttgttcAGTAAACTTTTGAAATATGCAGTGCTGAAGGGCTGTAATGAAACTTGAAGCAAGACAGGTCGAATTTGCTTGTTTAGTTTGATTTGGACCCAAATGTCTTATATGAAGGATGGCTTTTTGCACAATGCACGGTCCTCCCCAACGCACGTCTTCTCTTGTTTGTCTGTGCGCTCAGAGCTTCACCATATTCCCAGCCATCTGATCACACCGCTCTCGCTCAACGACATCCCCCCAAGGGTGGCTCAGACCATGGAGAATGAGGACTCCTGGGACTTCGACATCTTCAACCTGGAGGCTGCGACTATGAAGCGGTGAGAGCGGGAGCCGAGGCCGTCCAGGTGCTCCTCACCCAGAGGAGTCCACCCCCAGCACTTAGTAACCATTAACGCTTCATGACAAAGCTGGCAGAGCCTGTAAGAGCTGCCCAAATAAGTCATGAGAATTTAAAGCGTAGAGCTCTAGTGCTGGTTGTTCTACAGAACAGGCTCACAGCGTGACTGATTTGTTTAGCATGTTTTTGTGAGTTCAGTGTTTAGATTTGACATTGATATTTTTACAAGGCACTCCCTGGCCAGGGTCAAAGCAAAGTACAAGTGTATATATAATGGATTGCAAGATTCAGTCGTTTGAGGGCTTGTTTTGATCCTTttagaggtgttttttttttgtttttaatggttttcaGGCTCACAATTTTGTGATGTTTAATTAACATTGTCAGTAAAGCAGGGTAGTACCTTTCAGCAGAAttgaaaatgtgctttgatGACAGCACCATGGCGCAGTTGATACCCAGAGGTTATGAAGCTGTTGTTGACGTGGAAAAATGCTTGATGAACGTGCATTTGCTGAAGGTTTAAAATCTCCAGTCACAGCTGGTGCCCACATCGCCATTTGAAGTTTAATGAAAAGCAGCGCACCACTGATGAATGTGAATATTGGTATGGAGCTTGAAAGCTGCGGGAGAAAGTTGAACTCGGAGTGTATCAAACAGTTGCTTTGCTCGATCCTCTCCAGGCCCCTGGTATATTTGGGACTGACGGTCTTCTCCCGCTTCGGGGTGTGCGAGTTCCTCAACTGTTCTGAAGCTGTGCTACGGTCGTGGCTGCAGGTGATCGAGGCCAATTACCACGCGAGCAACTCGTACCACAACTCCAGCCACGCCGCTGACGTGCTGCATGCCACTGCCTACTTCCTGTGCAAGGAGAGGGTGAAGGTGAGTCCATCACACGTGGATCTGTCAACTAGAAAAGTTTCACCTGCGCCCTTTCTTGTGGTCATCATTTAATGGGGCCAGTGCAGTATCCACAAAAGACAAGTTAGGAACAGGCGCTGCATGAATGAGATTTGTGCAGTAACTCTAATGCATTGCATTGTTCAAAAGTGAGCTCTGGATGTTGTTTTAGATGTCTCTGCATTTTTAGCTTTTACTACCTGGTCATGTAGTTTACGGtatgaatatacagtaaattTCCACTGAGaagtaatatactgtaaatttcTACTCAGTTGAATTTTAGACACAGTTCTTAGTTTCAGCTTATATTTTTAGCATGCAGCCGATAAGGACATGTGGTGTGTGACTCCAGGATGCCATGTCACTCTTATTTGCAGCAAAGCCTGGACCCCATCGACGAGGTGGCGGCCCTGATCGCCGCCACGGTACACGACGTGGACCACCCGGGCCGCACCAACTCTTTCCTGTGCAACGCGGGCAGCGAGCTGGCCATCCTGTACAACGACACGGCCGTGCTGGAGAGCCACCACGCCGCCCTGGCCTTCCAGCTCTCCACCCGCGACGACAAGTGCAACATCTTCAAGAACATGGAGAGGTGagccctcctcccccgcccagGCAGGAGGTCGGGGGACGCAGCTTTATCGACTTTTCACACTTCTAGATTTCAGTGTTACCAActtgtgtttccttgttttgtCTTGTATTTGTGTGGTTGCCATGTTCAGAATTTGTTAATGCCTTTGTTTTCCTCTCAgattttctgtgaaaaatcATGCCtttgaaataattcatttatctCTCAGACCAACTGCTTTGTCTGCTGTTACTCAGAGAGTATGATGTGTGCTAATGAAGCTATTATATCTGTCTGACTTCCTAGTTTAGAGGGGTTGTTTCAAATTTTGTATCCCCTTCTTTACAACCAGGAATGAATACCGCACCCTCCGCCAAGCGATCATTGACATGGTCCTGGCCACTGAGATGACCAAGCATTTTGAGCATGTCAACAAGTTTGTAAACAGCATCAACAAGCCCTTGGCCGCACTGGAGGAGAATGGGGTGAGATTGACTGCTGCAAACCTTTTTTAACATGGGTGTAAAAGGACGGCCAGTCTATCTCTGTATTTCAGTTATTGGTATATACTGCTAATTGGCTAATTTGGCCTTGGAAATTAGTTGAAACAAAATCCAGCAACATGCCAGCTTTCAGCCAGCTGAGGTGTACCCCCTAATTTTATAATTTCTGAATGTACAAATTGAATGTACAATACATGTCTTCATATCAGTATGATCACGgtactgaaattatatttgtcaATTGCGAATGATatttgtgaattgtgtgtgtttttctttttgtttcaccCACACTGATACGCTGAGAAGTACAGTAAAGCTGAGTGTTTTTAGGCATGACTGGAAAGGCTTTACAGTGCATAGCTTTATACGCAGGGGAGGTGCAGTCAAACATGAAGCCCTGATGCACTTTTAAAGGAAGGAGTCCTGGTTGGGAGTAGCGGTGGCCTCTCTTACCGTGGGCACGGGCTGCACTGTGGGGCCAGAATGTTACAGGCTCATACCAGCTTTTGCAAGCCGGTGTGGAATGCACAGCAGGGCCATTTTAAGGGATCCTAatgctttttaaagaaaatgaagaaaaacgtGCCCCCTGAGAAGCTCAGCGCAATTTCTCTTCTTAAAACCTTGGAGAATGTTCAGACTTTATCCTTACTAGCTAATAAACGTTGCCTCTAAAAAGTATCGATTAACTGAGAGATCCTCATTTTTGCTCATGAAAGCTTTGCTGGATTTCTGCTTGCGTTTCATACGTGTTTCATACACGGATCGTCCCATTTCTTCTGCAGTGCTCTTGTCTCATGCTGACCGACTTTCCTCTGTTCCCAGGGCAATGGAGACGAGGAAGCTGCCAAAAGCATTCTGACGCTGCCGGAGAATCGGATTCTAGTGAAGCGCATGCTGATCAAGTGTGCGGACATCTCCAACCCCTGCAGACCGCTGGAGCTCTGTATTGAGTGGGCCGGGCGCATTTCAGAAGAATATTTTGCACAGGTAACTGCAACTTGTGCAACTGCTCTTGGAACATGTCCCAAAGTGGCATAACGACAGTTATGAAAATGTTtgtacaatgaaaaaaaaaaaagaagtaattcTGGTTTGAACATTGATTCAATGGCATGGATGGGGTGCTAGCTGGGGAGTTTTAACATGGGTGATAATTCAGAAAACATAGCATTCaatgatttgtgttttctctcttaACTGTGCAGACTGATGAAGAGAAGAGACAAAGCCTGCCTGTGGTGATGCCTGTCTTTGACAGGAACACCTGTAGCATTCCCAAATCCCAGATTTCCTTCATTGACTATTTCATTACGGATATGTTTGATGCCTGGGATGGTAAGTGGTTGCATTGTGTTACATTCGCTTAATCTGCACAACATTAATTTTTCTCTTATCAGGCCATTTCATATTGACGAAAAATGACAAGCCCAGTGACAAATGATTGGAACTGCCAGGTGTAATATCCAGCCATTTATACTTAATGTGGTGATATTTAGGGTATGTCCATCAGCTGCGCTCTCTGGCATGATAACTgctcagctcagctggtggattTGTGTCCACAGTTCAGAAGACCCATGTACCTGCTGATTTCTCAAGTGCAGAAATGGGGAATAAAAagctattaaaaataatttgttgcaTTTTGCCTGTAGTGCAACAAATCTAATATAAACATGCCATTAGCCAATGCGGGTGTTGGTATTAATGCAGTTTCTATCATTCCTTTGACACGCTTTTACCCATTTTCTTCTCCACCAGCATTTGCAGATCTGCCAAACCTCATGCAGCACCTGGACAACAACTTTAAGTATTGGAAAGGCCTGGATGAGCGCAAGTTGCACAGCTTGCGGCCTCCCCCGGAGTAGTGGCCCCCGCTCCGCGGGGGGGTCCTCCCCCGCCCCAGTAGCGCTGCACTCACGCACAGTGGCCTTTCTCCACCTCGCGCCGGAGCGTCTCCTCGTCACGGCCGTCCGTCCGCCCGTCGGCACGGCGGCAGCCCTCCCCTGCGGACTCCACCCTCTCCGATGACGTCACGCAGCGCCTATCGCGAGAGAGGCAGGCCACCGTGACCGCGCAAGACACCGGCttcacaaatgaacaaaacGAAAAACTGACTAGCGTTCGGCTAAAGGACTTACTGT
This region of Anguilla anguilla isolate fAngAng1 chromosome 5, fAngAng1.pri, whole genome shotgun sequence genomic DNA includes:
- the pde8a gene encoding high affinity cAMP-specific and IBMX-insensitive 3',5'-cyclic phosphodiesterase 8A isoform X2; amino-acid sequence: MEEQNLIHHFDDDWVKNGPQHKSTFTEVQFGPMKLYEDQLQVLLVFAKEDGQSNGFSWACEKANFRCNVARTPESALECFLEKHHDIIIIDHRHSRYFDAEALCRSIRAASSSENTVIVAVVKRPDREEGSVMPLISAGFNRRYLENANMMACYNELLQLEHGEVRTQFKLRACNAVFTALEQSQEAIEITSEDQVIQYVNPAYESSMGYQRGELVGKEIIEVPTSERNKPDLLDTINSCIRKGKEWQGVYYAKKKNGDSVQQNVKITPVPGQGGKIRHYVSINRPLNDNNKSDKCSDRVQAESQTDMQSCKHKDRRKGSLDVRSTTSRGSDGSSQRRHSSMARIHSMTIEAPITKVINIINAAQESSPMPVAEALDRVLEILRTTELYSPQLGTKEEDPHTNDLVGGLMTDGLRRLSGNEYIFATKQLHHIPSHLITPLSLNDIPPRVAQTMENEDSWDFDIFNLEAATMKRPLVYLGLTVFSRFGVCEFLNCSEAVLRSWLQVIEANYHASNSYHNSSHAADVLHATAYFLCKERVKQSLDPIDEVAALIAATVHDVDHPGRTNSFLCNAGSELAILYNDTAVLESHHAALAFQLSTRDDKCNIFKNMERNEYRTLRQAIIDMVLATEMTKHFEHVNKFVNSINKPLAALEENGGNGDEEAAKSILTLPENRILVKRMLIKCADISNPCRPLELCIEWAGRISEEYFAQTDEEKRQSLPVVMPVFDRNTCSIPKSQISFIDYFITDMFDAWDAFADLPNLMQHLDNNFKYWKGLDERKLHSLRPPPE
- the pde8a gene encoding high affinity cAMP-specific and IBMX-insensitive 3',5'-cyclic phosphodiesterase 8A isoform X1, giving the protein MGCASSIHISDRVVYHSGKESEDSHSPQQTNTTQQSQQQGNPAPGLPIKPSSYKSTFTEVQFGPMKLYEDQLQVLLVFAKEDGQSNGFSWACEKANFRCNVARTPESALECFLEKHHDIIIIDHRHSRYFDAEALCRSIRAASSSENTVIVAVVKRPDREEGSVMPLISAGFNRRYLENANMMACYNELLQLEHGEVRTQFKLRACNAVFTALEQSQEAIEITSEDQVIQYVNPAYESSMGYQRGELVGKEIIEVPTSERNKPDLLDTINSCIRKGKEWQGVYYAKKKNGDSVQQNVKITPVPGQGGKIRHYVSINRPLNDNNKSDKCSDRVQAESQTDMQSCKHKDRRKGSLDVRSTTSRGSDGSSQRRHSSMARIHSMTIEAPITKVINIINAAQESSPMPVAEALDRVLEILRTTELYSPQLGTKEEDPHTNDLVGGLMTDGLRRLSGNEYIFATKQLHHIPSHLITPLSLNDIPPRVAQTMENEDSWDFDIFNLEAATMKRPLVYLGLTVFSRFGVCEFLNCSEAVLRSWLQVIEANYHASNSYHNSSHAADVLHATAYFLCKERVKQSLDPIDEVAALIAATVHDVDHPGRTNSFLCNAGSELAILYNDTAVLESHHAALAFQLSTRDDKCNIFKNMERNEYRTLRQAIIDMVLATEMTKHFEHVNKFVNSINKPLAALEENGGNGDEEAAKSILTLPENRILVKRMLIKCADISNPCRPLELCIEWAGRISEEYFAQTDEEKRQSLPVVMPVFDRNTCSIPKSQISFIDYFITDMFDAWDAFADLPNLMQHLDNNFKYWKGLDERKLHSLRPPPE